From Myxosarcina sp. GI1, the proteins below share one genomic window:
- a CDS encoding LysR family transcriptional regulator: protein MTIKPMSAIDPYKLKISQLRTLVAVADYHNFSEAALHLEISQSAVSHAIAALETELGVILFHRGRNGADLTAVGKQLIVPAREILDLLQKIATEANRAKGLEGGNIRLVSFRSAATHILPALMAQFRSRFPAIEIEVNDVDEHFEIESILRSSKADIGIIDLPCSEEFETWEIYREEYVVLLPRSANLKQTQLTWEQLATYPLIISAKNSCSLELRKYLQRSPKPVNIGYEMREDSTIVAIAMQGLGAAIMPRLAAEPIPEQLKVYSLPTSLERSIQAAVLKDALHTPAVFAFLDVLKKYSALSKANRIAG, encoded by the coding sequence TTGACCATCAAACCTATGAGCGCGATCGATCCGTACAAACTAAAAATCTCACAGCTACGAACTTTGGTTGCGGTGGCGGACTATCACAATTTTAGTGAGGCAGCTTTACACCTGGAGATTTCCCAGTCAGCAGTCAGTCATGCGATCGCAGCTTTAGAAACAGAATTAGGAGTAATTTTATTTCATCGCGGGCGCAATGGTGCAGATCTTACGGCAGTAGGAAAGCAGTTGATTGTGCCAGCCAGAGAAATTTTGGATTTGCTACAAAAAATTGCCACAGAAGCCAATCGAGCCAAAGGTTTAGAAGGGGGAAATATTAGATTAGTATCTTTTCGCAGTGCCGCAACACATATATTACCCGCACTCATGGCTCAGTTTCGCAGTCGGTTTCCCGCGATCGAGATTGAAGTTAATGATGTTGACGAACATTTTGAAATTGAAAGTATTTTACGTTCGAGCAAAGCCGATATTGGAATTATTGATTTACCGTGTTCTGAAGAATTTGAAACTTGGGAAATTTATCGCGAAGAATATGTAGTGTTGTTGCCTCGCAGTGCAAATTTAAAACAGACACAGTTAACTTGGGAACAACTGGCTACATATCCTTTAATTATTTCGGCAAAAAATAGCTGTTCTCTAGAACTTCGCAAATACTTACAGCGATCGCCCAAACCAGTAAATATTGGTTATGAAATGCGGGAAGATTCTACTATAGTCGCTATAGCAATGCAGGGTTTAGGTGCTGCAATTATGCCTCGTCTTGCTGCCGAACCTATCCCCGAACAGTTAAAAGTTTATTCTTTACCAACTTCTCTAGAAAGAAGTATTCAAGCGGCAGTGCTAAAAGATGCTCTTCACACTCCCGCAGTTTTTGCTTTTCTCGATGTTTTGAAAAAATACAGCGCACTCTCTAAAGCAAATCGAATTGCTGGTTAG
- a CDS encoding PAS domain S-box protein has protein sequence MQPNHFFSLERVIDRQPLAVTSQTSVAEVIRLMQKKKSGASNNNNSLDSNYADRFHNSCVLIVEDARLQGIFTERDSIDSIAANRDLAATFVSEVMCREFVALRLTGSEDISTAIALLRQHQISYLPVIDNDCQLIGLISRDSIFQRIELRENSVNQAEQKSSNSLSLIDNRQQDRAVRERLSREQIVAAIALRIRQSLDLKTILNNTVDEVRQLIEADRVLIYRFQPDGSGTVTNEAVSNPQWSIADRTFADSCFQPSWRDSELKKRIFSLADINRAHLSQCHLEFLTSIQVRANIAIPIVLSDEASESDHLWGLLIVHQCSAPRNWQESELELLRLLATNVEIAIQQGELYRQAQTELNRRRQAENLYKTLITFAPVGIFQTDAKGDCIFVNAKWQAMTGRSVTETLGQGWVEALHPEDRDRVFAEWYDATRTQTEFNLEYRFRTSEDKTIWVAGNAVPLYEASGKVTGYLGTVTNISDRKRREEVLKDIASGVSVEAGANFLPSLFEYLSKTLKVDYAFVGKLIQPDADKIETIAVYGKGQIISNFEYDLADSPCGKVIERGLCVYPQAVRQLFPHIPPLEVMQAESYAGMPIFDESGKVSGLIAVVDSQPLEDLALVEEVLKIFASRATAELERQQAQIQLQTKAKQQEAIAQLGQYALAENISSLMERTVNLVALVLDVEYCKVLELLPDGKNLLLKAGVGWHQGLVGVATVRADTNSQAGYTLLGAEPVVVRELASETRFSGPDLLLAHQVVSGVSVIIAGKDKPFGILGIHTTKQRIFSPEDINFIQAIANIIAQANRRQQSEAALKTSERKFRGIFDRTFQFMGLLEPDGKIIEANQTALDFVGLTPQDVIGKPFWDTPWWSMSEESQQLLKSAVARAATGEFVRFEVDHPGTEDRVITVDFSLTPVKDDTGKVTLLIPEGRNITNLKQAEQKIRQQAALLDVANDAIMVRGLDDRISFWNQGAEKLYGWTKAEAVNKNAARLFNRESTAELSTISQTVRQRGEWQGQLNHITKAGKTITVESRWTLVKNDSNNLQAYLVVNTDITEKKQLETQFLRTQRLESLGTLAGGIAHDLNNILAPILGFSRLLPLKLTNLDEQTKEFFKIMETNAQRGAALVKQILTFARGLEGDRGIVQIRHLIAEIGQIVTETFPKTIDLNIDAPKNLWTINGDVNQLHQVLMNLAVNARDAMLEGGTLTISAENFTVDAKYTRLHLDASEGSYVLITVADTGMGIAPEIIDRIFEPFFTTKEIGRGTGLGLSTAIGIVKSHGGFIDVVSDRRHNGKGTQFKVFLPACETLSTSSAETEQIPSGNGELILVVDDESSISKVTQATLETFNYRVLTASNGIDAIATYVQNDRAIALVIMDIMMSGMNGKTAIRTLKKINPEIKIIAVSGLISSQEIIAEINSNITAFIDKPYTNEELLRTVHQLVTSDSLSMNINAD, from the coding sequence ATGCAGCCAAATCACTTTTTCTCTTTAGAACGAGTAATCGATCGCCAGCCTCTAGCAGTAACTTCCCAAACCTCGGTTGCGGAAGTTATTCGCTTGATGCAGAAAAAAAAGAGTGGTGCAAGCAATAATAATAATTCTTTAGATTCAAATTATGCCGATCGCTTTCACAATAGCTGCGTTTTAATAGTTGAAGATGCCCGTCTTCAGGGAATATTTACCGAGCGAGACTCGATCGACTCAATCGCCGCAAATAGAGATTTAGCAGCTACATTTGTTAGTGAAGTAATGTGCAGAGAATTTGTTGCACTACGACTAACTGGTTCGGAAGATATTTCTACGGCGATCGCTTTACTACGCCAGCATCAGATTAGTTACTTACCAGTAATAGACAATGACTGCCAGCTTATCGGCTTAATTAGTCGCGATAGTATTTTTCAAAGAATCGAACTGAGAGAAAACTCAGTCAATCAAGCCGAGCAAAAGTCAAGCAATAGTTTATCGTTAATAGATAATCGCCAGCAAGATCGAGCAGTTCGAGAAAGATTATCTAGAGAACAAATAGTGGCAGCGATCGCTCTACGTATCCGTCAGTCATTAGATTTAAAAACGATTTTAAACAATACTGTAGACGAAGTCAGACAGCTTATCGAAGCAGACAGAGTGTTGATTTACCGTTTTCAACCAGATGGCAGCGGTACGGTTACTAATGAAGCCGTAAGTAATCCTCAATGGTCGATCGCCGATCGCACTTTTGCAGACTCTTGTTTTCAACCAAGCTGGCGTGATTCAGAGCTAAAAAAGCGTATTTTTTCTTTAGCAGATATTAACCGCGCTCATTTAAGTCAGTGTCACCTCGAATTTTTAACTAGTATTCAAGTTAGAGCTAACATAGCTATTCCGATTGTGTTGAGCGATGAAGCTTCTGAAAGCGACCATCTGTGGGGATTGTTAATCGTTCATCAATGTTCTGCGCCGAGAAATTGGCAAGAATCCGAACTAGAACTACTGCGGTTATTAGCTACTAATGTAGAAATCGCCATCCAACAAGGAGAACTATATCGGCAGGCACAAACCGAACTCAATCGGCGCAGACAGGCTGAAAATTTGTATAAAACTTTGATAACTTTTGCCCCAGTAGGAATTTTTCAAACTGATGCCAAGGGCGACTGTATATTTGTTAATGCTAAATGGCAGGCAATGACTGGAAGGTCTGTTACCGAAACATTAGGGCAAGGATGGGTTGAGGCTTTACACCCTGAAGATCGCGATCGCGTCTTTGCTGAATGGTACGATGCAACACGAACTCAAACAGAGTTTAACCTGGAATATCGCTTTAGAACCTCCGAAGATAAAACAATTTGGGTTGCAGGTAATGCAGTTCCTCTTTATGAGGCTTCGGGAAAAGTTACGGGATATTTAGGTACGGTAACTAATATTAGCGATCGCAAACGACGCGAAGAAGTTTTAAAAGACATTGCTTCTGGAGTCTCAGTTGAAGCAGGAGCAAATTTTTTGCCATCTTTATTTGAGTATCTGAGCAAGACGCTAAAAGTAGATTATGCTTTCGTGGGCAAACTAATTCAGCCAGATGCAGACAAGATCGAAACCATAGCAGTATATGGTAAAGGTCAAATTATTAGCAATTTTGAATACGATCTAGCTGATAGCCCTTGTGGCAAGGTCATCGAACGAGGACTCTGTGTTTATCCTCAAGCGGTTAGACAACTATTTCCCCACATTCCACCTTTAGAAGTAATGCAAGCAGAAAGCTATGCGGGAATGCCGATTTTTGATGAATCGGGAAAAGTTTCGGGTTTAATTGCTGTTGTTGACAGCCAACCTTTGGAAGATCTTGCGCTAGTTGAAGAAGTATTAAAAATTTTTGCTAGCCGCGCTACAGCCGAATTAGAACGGCAACAAGCTCAAATACAGCTTCAGACTAAAGCCAAACAGCAAGAAGCAATAGCGCAACTAGGGCAATATGCTTTAGCAGAAAATATATCATCTTTAATGGAGCGAACGGTAAATTTGGTAGCTCTAGTATTAGATGTAGAATACTGCAAAGTCTTAGAATTACTTCCCGATGGAAAAAACCTCTTGCTCAAAGCAGGAGTAGGCTGGCATCAAGGTTTGGTGGGAGTTGCTACAGTCAGAGCCGATACCAACTCTCAAGCTGGTTATACTCTTCTTGGTGCCGAACCAGTAGTAGTAAGAGAGTTAGCTTCAGAAACTCGCTTTAGCGGACCTGATTTATTACTCGCTCACCAGGTAGTAAGCGGAGTGAGCGTAATTATTGCTGGTAAAGATAAACCGTTCGGCATTTTGGGTATTCATACAACCAAACAACGAATTTTCAGCCCAGAAGATATTAATTTTATCCAGGCGATCGCTAACATTATCGCTCAAGCTAATCGCAGACAGCAAAGCGAAGCCGCCCTAAAAACCAGCGAACGTAAATTCAGAGGAATATTCGACCGAACTTTCCAGTTTATGGGACTTCTAGAACCCGATGGCAAGATTATTGAAGCTAACCAAACTGCATTGGACTTTGTCGGCTTGACTCCTCAAGATGTAATTGGCAAACCTTTTTGGGACACTCCCTGGTGGTCGATGTCTGAAGAAAGTCAACAACTTCTTAAAAGTGCGGTTGCGCGTGCGGCAACAGGAGAATTTGTTCGGTTTGAAGTGGATCATCCAGGCACTGAAGATCGCGTCATTACTGTAGACTTTTCTCTCACTCCAGTAAAAGACGATACGGGAAAAGTTACGCTGCTAATTCCTGAAGGGAGAAATATTACCAATCTCAAGCAAGCAGAACAAAAAATTCGTCAACAGGCAGCTTTATTAGATGTTGCTAACGATGCAATTATGGTTAGAGGTTTAGACGACCGAATCTCGTTTTGGAATCAGGGAGCTGAAAAACTGTATGGTTGGACAAAAGCAGAAGCTGTAAATAAAAATGCCGCTCGGCTTTTCAATCGAGAATCTACAGCAGAATTAAGCACAATTAGCCAGACAGTTAGACAACGAGGTGAATGGCAGGGACAACTCAACCACATTACTAAAGCAGGTAAAACCATTACGGTTGAAAGTCGCTGGACCTTAGTAAAAAACGACTCAAACAATTTACAGGCATATTTAGTAGTAAACACCGACATTACCGAGAAAAAACAGCTAGAAACGCAATTTCTTCGCACCCAACGCTTGGAAAGTTTAGGCACTCTGGCTGGTGGTATCGCTCACGATCTCAATAATATTCTGGCTCCGATTCTGGGGTTTTCTCGACTACTGCCCCTCAAGTTGACTAACTTAGACGAACAAACCAAAGAGTTTTTTAAAATTATGGAAACCAATGCCCAGCGAGGAGCGGCTTTGGTAAAACAAATTCTTACCTTCGCCCGAGGCTTGGAAGGCGATCGCGGTATCGTACAAATTCGTCATTTAATTGCCGAGATCGGACAAATAGTCACCGAAACTTTTCCTAAAACTATTGACTTAAATATTGATGCGCCCAAAAACCTGTGGACGATTAATGGCGATGTCAATCAACTACATCAGGTATTGATGAATTTGGCAGTTAATGCCAGAGATGCCATGCTCGAAGGCGGCACACTAACCATTTCCGCTGAAAATTTTACCGTTGATGCCAAATATACTCGACTGCATTTAGATGCCAGTGAAGGTTCTTATGTTTTAATTACCGTTGCCGATACTGGTATGGGAATTGCTCCCGAAATAATCGATCGCATTTTTGAACCGTTTTTTACCACTAAAGAAATCGGTCGGGGTACGGGTTTGGGTTTATCCACCGCCATTGGTATTGTCAAAAGTCATGGTGGTTTCATCGATGTGGTTAGCGACAGAAGACATAACGGTAAGGGAACTCAATTCAAAGTTTTCTTACCAGCTTGCGAGACATTATCGACATCTTCAGCAGAGACAGAACAGATACCTTCTGGTAATGGCGAATTAATTTTGGTTGTCGATGATGAAAGTTCAATCTCAAAAGTAACTCAAGCTACGTTAGAAACTTTTAACTATCGAGTTTTAACCGCTAGTAACGGTATCGATGCGATCGCCACTTACGTCCAAAACGATCGGGCGATCGCCCTGGTGATTATGGATATTATGATGTCTGGAATGAATGGTAAAACGGCAATTCGTACTCTTAAAAAAATCAATCCAGAAATCAAAATAATCGCCGTTAGTGGCTTAATCTCCAGTCAAGAAATTATCGCCGAGATTAATTCTAATATTACGGCTTTTATCGACAAACCCTATACTAATGAGGAATTATTGAGAACCGTTCATCAGTTAGTAACTAGCGATTCCTTATCAATGAATATTAATGCTGACTGA
- a CDS encoding SDR family NAD(P)-dependent oxidoreductase, producing the protein MVSIQNRIVLVTGASSGIGAACAKAFAAEGAALILAARRKEKLEAVAAEIKEVSDTKIHLLEMDVSDRATVEKSLSSLPKAWRDVDILVNNAGLSRGLEKLYEGDIQNWEEMIDTNVKGLLYVTRSLLPGMVKRQQGHVINIGSIAGHQNYPGGNVYCATKAAVRALSEALKLDLFGTPIRVSCVDPGTVETEFSQVRFRGDTERAEKVYQGFTPLTPDDIAEIVVFCATRPPHVNISELLVLTTDQSSATMINRQS; encoded by the coding sequence ATGGTTTCAATTCAAAATCGGATTGTATTGGTTACAGGTGCGAGTAGTGGCATCGGTGCAGCTTGTGCCAAAGCGTTTGCTGCTGAAGGTGCAGCGTTGATTTTAGCCGCACGACGTAAAGAAAAACTCGAAGCAGTTGCTGCCGAGATTAAAGAAGTTAGCGATACTAAAATTCATCTATTAGAGATGGATGTTAGCGATCGCGCCACTGTAGAAAAATCTTTATCTTCTTTACCCAAAGCTTGGCGCGATGTAGATATTTTGGTTAATAATGCGGGGTTGAGTCGTGGTTTGGAAAAGCTCTATGAAGGAGACATCCAAAATTGGGAAGAGATGATCGATACCAATGTTAAAGGATTACTGTACGTAACGCGATCGCTTTTGCCAGGAATGGTAAAGAGACAGCAGGGACACGTAATTAATATTGGCTCGATCGCGGGACATCAAAACTATCCTGGGGGTAATGTTTATTGTGCTACTAAAGCAGCAGTTAGAGCTTTGTCGGAAGCATTAAAGCTAGATTTATTCGGTACTCCAATTCGAGTAAGTTGTGTCGATCCTGGTACGGTAGAAACAGAGTTTAGCCAAGTGCGATTTAGAGGCGATACGGAAAGAGCAGAGAAAGTATATCAGGGTTTCACTCCTCTAACTCCCGACGACATTGCCGAAATTGTCGTCTTTTGCGCCACTCGTCCACCCCACGTCAACATTAGCGAGCTTTTGGTTTTAACTACAGATCAGTCAAGTGCAACCATGATAAACCGTCAAAGTTAA
- a CDS encoding sodium:alanine symporter family protein, producing MKQLWLQPKKYFWVLILFIVLIPQIAWGQEKSASGNFSGGFEAAFQKIVDILNLFLYFKIGGENGMPLIVLWLIAGGIFFTFRLKFINLRAFTHAIDVVRGKFDDDEDEGDVSHFQALSAALSGTVGIGNIAGVAIAIRMGGPGAAFWMTMAGFLGMSSKFAECTLGQKYRIIKPDGTVGGGPMYYLSRGLSSIGMNRLGKGLGVMFAIFCAIGALGTGNMFQSNQAYAAVSNVIPFFANYSWLFGILLTTAVGLVILGGIQRIAAVAEILVPLMAVIYTIACVWVMLVKFTSIPGAIATIVTTAFSPEAVAGGALGVIVIGFQRAVFSNEAGIGTAATAHAAARTDEPVREGIVALLEPFIDTIFICNLTAMTIVLTGVYADPTATDLDGAQLSAASFATVISWFPYVIALAGFLFALSTMISWSYYGQLSWAFLFGDRTVNIYKIIFLACVFIGSVINLDLVLQFSDILVLAMSVPNLLGCFLLSGVIARDLKSYMSRLKSGEMLAENEKVREPVLK from the coding sequence ATGAAACAATTATGGCTACAGCCTAAAAAATATTTTTGGGTTTTAATTCTGTTTATAGTTTTAATACCTCAAATTGCTTGGGGACAAGAAAAATCTGCTTCTGGTAATTTTTCAGGAGGATTTGAAGCAGCATTTCAAAAAATTGTCGATATTCTCAACCTGTTTTTGTACTTTAAAATTGGTGGTGAAAATGGGATGCCACTAATTGTTCTGTGGTTAATTGCTGGAGGCATCTTTTTTACTTTTAGACTTAAGTTTATTAATCTTCGTGCTTTCACACACGCTATTGACGTGGTGCGGGGTAAGTTTGACGATGATGAAGATGAAGGAGACGTTTCTCATTTCCAAGCTTTATCCGCAGCCCTTTCTGGTACGGTAGGAATCGGTAACATTGCTGGTGTGGCGATCGCTATACGGATGGGTGGACCTGGAGCGGCATTTTGGATGACTATGGCTGGTTTTTTGGGGATGTCGAGTAAGTTTGCCGAATGTACCCTGGGTCAAAAATACCGCATTATCAAGCCCGATGGTACGGTGGGCGGTGGACCGATGTACTACCTATCTCGGGGCTTGTCTTCTATCGGTATGAATCGCTTGGGTAAGGGACTTGGAGTAATGTTTGCTATCTTTTGTGCTATTGGTGCTTTGGGAACGGGAAATATGTTCCAGTCAAATCAGGCTTATGCAGCAGTATCCAACGTAATACCTTTTTTTGCTAACTACAGTTGGCTGTTTGGCATTCTGTTGACAACAGCAGTTGGGCTGGTGATTTTGGGCGGAATTCAGCGTATTGCAGCAGTAGCTGAAATATTAGTACCTTTAATGGCGGTAATTTACACCATAGCTTGTGTTTGGGTAATGCTAGTCAAATTTACCTCAATTCCTGGAGCGATCGCTACTATTGTTACTACTGCCTTTAGTCCAGAAGCAGTTGCGGGAGGAGCCTTGGGAGTAATTGTAATTGGATTCCAACGAGCGGTTTTTTCTAACGAGGCTGGCATTGGTACGGCAGCGACGGCTCATGCAGCAGCACGTACCGACGAACCAGTTAGAGAAGGTATAGTAGCTTTGCTAGAGCCGTTTATCGACACGATATTTATTTGTAACCTAACGGCGATGACGATTGTTCTAACTGGCGTTTATGCCGATCCCACCGCCACAGATCTTGACGGAGCGCAGCTTTCGGCAGCATCGTTTGCGACAGTTATTAGCTGGTTTCCCTATGTAATTGCTTTGGCTGGATTTTTATTTGCCCTTTCAACTATGATTTCCTGGAGCTATTACGGACAACTATCTTGGGCTTTTCTTTTTGGCGATCGCACCGTCAACATTTACAAAATAATCTTTTTAGCCTGTGTATTTATCGGCTCGGTAATCAATCTCGATTTAGTTTTACAATTCAGCGATATTTTAGTCTTGGCTATGTCTGTACCCAATTTATTAGGCTGTTTTCTCTTATCTGGTGTCATTGCTCGCGATCTAAAAAGCTATATGTCTCGCCTCAAGTCTGGGGAAATGCTAGCAGAAAATGAAAAAGTCAGAGAACCCGTATTGAAATAG
- the ald gene encoding alanine dehydrogenase, with the protein MEVGVPKETKDREFRVGLSPASVRVLADRGHHVFVETQAGIGSGFSDEEYQKAGATIVSQVKDAWNRELVIKVKEPLAAEYQFIQQGQILFTYLHLAASRSLTEYLIDSGVTAIAYETVELNRTLPLLMPMSIIAGRLAVQFGARFLERQQGGRGVLLGGIPGVSPGQVTILGGGVVGTEAAKIAVGMGAKVQIFDINVERLSYLETLFGSRVELLYSTPAAIEAAVPDADLLIGAVLVPGRNAPTLVDRALVAKMRSGSVIVDVAVDQGGCIETLRPTSHSQPTYVESGVVHYGVPNMPGAVPWTATQALNNSTLPYVIKLADSGIKALENDAALAMGLNVKNYQLVHPVVKQVFKDLTTRNVEFALT; encoded by the coding sequence ATGGAAGTTGGAGTACCAAAGGAAACTAAAGATCGAGAATTTCGGGTAGGTTTATCACCTGCTAGCGTTCGCGTTCTGGCAGATAGAGGACATCATGTGTTTGTTGAAACTCAAGCAGGCATCGGTTCTGGCTTTAGTGATGAGGAGTATCAAAAAGCTGGTGCGACTATTGTTTCACAAGTTAAGGATGCCTGGAATAGAGAACTGGTAATAAAAGTCAAAGAACCACTAGCAGCAGAATATCAGTTTATCCAACAGGGACAAATACTGTTTACCTATCTACATTTAGCCGCCAGTAGATCGCTTACCGAATATCTAATTGATTCGGGAGTAACGGCGATCGCTTATGAAACTGTAGAACTCAATCGCACTTTACCCTTACTCATGCCGATGAGCATAATTGCAGGTAGGCTGGCGGTACAGTTTGGCGCACGCTTTTTAGAACGACAACAGGGAGGCAGAGGAGTTCTGTTAGGCGGCATCCCTGGCGTGTCTCCTGGTCAAGTCACTATCTTAGGCGGCGGTGTCGTCGGTACGGAGGCGGCAAAGATCGCCGTAGGTATGGGTGCGAAAGTACAAATTTTTGATATCAACGTCGAGCGATTATCTTATCTAGAAACGCTGTTTGGTTCTAGAGTAGAACTACTTTACAGCACTCCTGCCGCTATCGAAGCTGCCGTTCCCGATGCAGATTTATTAATCGGTGCGGTATTAGTCCCAGGTAGAAACGCTCCCACTTTAGTCGATCGCGCTTTAGTCGCAAAAATGCGTTCTGGTTCGGTCATTGTCGATGTTGCTGTAGATCAAGGAGGATGTATTGAAACCCTGCGTCCGACTTCTCACAGTCAGCCTACCTATGTCGAGTCGGGAGTAGTACACTATGGCGTACCTAATATGCCTGGTGCCGTACCCTGGACGGCTACTCAAGCTTTAAATAACAGTACCTTGCCCTATGTAATTAAACTTGCCGACTCTGGAATTAAAGCTTTAGAAAATGATGCTGCTTTGGCTATGGGTTTAAATGTTAAGAACTATCAGTTAGTTCATCCTGTAGTGAAACAAGTATTTAAAGATTTAACTACTCGTAATGTTGAGTTTGCCTTAACTTGA
- a CDS encoding aminotransferase, translating to MLDRTDEPMNVTNLEEVTSSRSRNEVSLTQMDVESLWHPMVQHKKYQRNPPKRMDTAAGCYVTDSEGKEYLDGVSGLWCVNVGYGRKELAEAAREQLVELSYFPLVMSHSPAIKLAAKLLELLDFEGKVHFSNSGSEANETAFKMARQYHAQTGSGWRYKIISRYRAYHGNTMGALSATAQAERRAKYEPLVPGFFHVHPPYCYRCPFGKTYGSCNIECASSIENTIVHEGAETVAAIIVEPVISGGGVIVPPDEYLPMLRDICDRYGIILIFDEVVSGFGRLGKMFGHEHWEVKPDMITLAKGITSGYLPLSATVTQQHIFEAFLDETDSTSHFRHINTYGGNPASTALSLKNIEILETERLAENAAKMGAYLRSELATLEDHPYVGDIRSKGLLLGIELVADKQTKEPLAGEKVGAIVSHCLKLGTIIGRNGSTVPGLSNVLIIAPPLILSEADADIIVNSLKQALDSQV from the coding sequence ATGTTAGATCGTACTGACGAGCCGATGAATGTAACGAATTTAGAGGAAGTTACATCCTCACGTTCGCGAAACGAAGTATCGCTGACTCAAATGGATGTCGAGTCATTATGGCATCCGATGGTGCAGCACAAAAAATATCAACGCAACCCACCCAAACGCATGGATACGGCAGCAGGTTGCTACGTCACCGATAGCGAGGGTAAAGAATACCTAGATGGGGTGTCGGGACTGTGGTGCGTTAATGTCGGCTATGGACGAAAGGAATTGGCAGAAGCAGCACGCGAACAGCTTGTAGAACTGTCTTATTTTCCTCTTGTGATGAGCCATTCTCCTGCAATAAAACTGGCAGCCAAACTCTTAGAGTTATTAGATTTTGAAGGCAAAGTTCACTTTTCCAACAGCGGTTCGGAAGCCAACGAAACGGCATTTAAAATGGCGCGTCAATATCACGCTCAAACGGGTAGCGGTTGGCGGTATAAAATCATTTCTCGCTATCGAGCATATCACGGCAATACTATGGGTGCGTTGAGTGCTACCGCTCAAGCCGAACGTCGCGCTAAATACGAACCTCTCGTACCTGGTTTTTTTCACGTTCATCCACCCTACTGCTATCGCTGTCCGTTTGGTAAAACCTATGGCTCTTGTAATATTGAATGTGCCAGTTCTATCGAAAATACGATCGTTCATGAAGGGGCAGAAACTGTTGCGGCAATCATCGTCGAACCCGTAATTTCTGGCGGCGGTGTTATCGTACCTCCCGATGAATACTTACCGATGTTAAGAGATATTTGCGATCGCTACGGTATTATTTTAATCTTCGATGAGGTTGTAAGCGGTTTTGGACGTTTGGGTAAGATGTTCGGACACGAACACTGGGAAGTTAAGCCAGATATGATTACTCTGGCAAAAGGCATTACCAGTGGTTATTTACCCCTATCGGCAACTGTCACCCAACAGCATATTTTTGAAGCCTTCTTAGATGAAACCGATTCAACTTCTCATTTTCGCCATATTAATACTTATGGCGGTAATCCCGCTTCGACCGCTCTGTCTTTAAAAAATATTGAAATTTTAGAAACCGAACGGCTAGCAGAAAATGCCGCCAAGATGGGAGCTTATTTGAGATCGGAACTAGCAACTTTAGAAGACCATCCCTATGTAGGAGATATACGCAGTAAAGGATTGCTCTTAGGTATCGAATTAGTGGCAGACAAACAGACTAAAGAACCTCTGGCGGGAGAAAAAGTAGGGGCAATTGTCTCTCACTGTTTGAAACTGGGTACGATAATCGGACGTAATGGCAGCACCGTACCAGGGCTTTCTAACGTGTTAATTATCGCTCCACCTTTGATTTTGTCCGAGGCAGACGCAGACATCATAGTTAATAGCTTGAAGCAAGCTTTGGATAGTCAGGTTTAG